One Novosphingobium sp. 9U genomic window, TGGCGGCCAGCGCCAGGAGCGATGTCGTACTGCGCGCATTGGCGAAGGCGTCGCCATTGCGAAGCGTCACCTCGGCGACATAGGGCCGCAGCAAGGCGACGATCCGCGCCGCCGGACGCGCGTGAATGCCATGCGGCGCGCTGATCTGGATCGTGCGCCGTGCGATGCTTCCGGTCCGCGTCTGCGGCGCCGCGGCGGCGCCTGCCTCGACGCTGGCGAAGCGATCACCCGCGGCAAGCAGCCGTCCGGGCCGCTCCACGACGATCCGAGCCCCTTCGCTGACCACGACGATCGGCGTGATCAGGTCTTTGGCTGCGAGCGCAACGGCGTCGAGGTCGAAGCGGATCAGCGGATCGCCGACCGCCACCCGGTCGCCGGCGCGCACCTGTGCCTCGAAACCGCGGCCACCGAGCGCGACGGTTTCCAGCCCGATATGCATCAGCAGCTCGACGCCATTAGCCAGCAGCAGCGTGACCGCATGGGCGCTGTCGGGGATCGACAGGACCTGCGCCGCCGCCGGCGCGCGCAGCACAGCCTCTGTCGGATCGATCGCGGCACCAGGCCCCATCATGCCTTCGCCGAAGACCGGATCGGGCACGCTCGACAGCGGAGCGAGCCAGCCGGCGAACGGTGCGTGCAGAGCCACGGCGGTCACGGCAGCACTTCGGCCTTCTGCACGGCCCAGAGCGGATCGGGGCCCTTCGCCGTGTAGGTGATGCACAGGCTGCGTGCCGGGCGCGATAGCGGCGCTTCGAGCCGCGTGGTGCCCGGATTGTCAGCTGCCTTTGCCAGCGGCAGGACGGCCAGGCGATCTCCTTCGCAGCCGTCGCGCACCTCGAACTCCCCGGCCGCCGTGGCGGGAGGCCGAAACACGATCTTGGCCCGGTCGGCGCCGAGTTGGTAGTTGAACGGCAGTTGCCCGACAGTCAGCGCGATCCTGCGCGCCTTGTCGCTGCCATCGAGCATCCAGCACGGATTCATGATGTCGACCAGGAGGCGCGCGCGCGGGCCGGTGGCGGGATAGTCGTCCTCCAGGTCGAGCGTCAGCTTGTCCGTGCAGGTGCGCAGCGGTCCTGCAGCTGGCGGATCCTGGAACGCGGTGTCGGCCGCGGCGAGCCCCAGCGGCCGCAGCCGGTCGAGCTGCGGACGCAGGCGACTGATGAAATCGGCGTAGCTTCCCTTGCTGGCCGACCACGCGATCTCCGCCACGGCACTCACGCGTGGGAACAGCATCCAGGCGGCGCGGTCTTCGGTGCGCACATGCTCGGTCCACAGGTTCGCCTGCAGGCCAAGGATATGGCGCCGCTGGTCAGGCGTCAGCGCAGCGGGCGCAGGGTCGAAAGCGTAAACGTCCGCCAGGCTGACCACCATGCCGCGGCCGGGCGGCTCCTGCGGACCGGTGCCCTGGCGATGGTCGAGATAGAGCACGGGCGCCGGGCTGAGGATCGTGTCGTGCCCGCTGCGCGCTGCGGTGATCGCGCCGTCAATGCCGCGCCATGACATGACGGTGGCATCGGCAGGCACTCCGCCTTCCAGCACTTCGTCCCAACCGATCATGCGCCGGCCATGCTCGGCCAGGAGCTTCCCGACGCGAGCCATGAACCAGCCTTGCAGCGCGTTCTCGTCCTTGAGGCCGAGCGCCTTGATCCTGGCCTGGATCGACGGGTCGGTCTTCCACTGCTCCTTGGCCGCCTCGTCCCCGCCGATGTGGATCCAGGGCGAGGGGAACAGCTCCATCACCTCGGTCAGGACATCCTGGAGGAACCCGAAGGTCGGCTCGTCGGTGTTATAGAGCCAGGGGAACACGCCCCAGTCCGACCACACGTCTTTGGGCAGCGGAACGCCCATGCCGAGCTTCGGATAAGCGCGGATCGCGGACGTCGCATGGCCCGGCATCTCGATCTCGGGTACGATGACGATGCCGCGCTCCGCCGCATAGGCGACCAGCGCACGCACTTCGGCCTGCGTGTAAAAGCCGCTGACTGGCGGCAGCGCCGGTGCTCCGGGAGCACTCGCCGGTACGCGCGAGCCGGACACTTGCGTCAGGCGCGGGTACTTGCGGATCTCCAGCCGCCAGCCCTGGTCGTCGACCAGGTGCCAGTGCAGGCGGTTGAGCTTGTGCGCCTCCATCCAGTCGAGCAGGTGGCGGATGAACGCGGGTGACTGAAAGTGGCGCGCGCTGTCCAGCATGACCCCACGCCAGGCGAAACGCGGCGCGTCGGTGATGGTCACCTCCGGAACGCGGTGATCGGCGCCTTGGCTGGCGAGCTGCCAGAACGTGACGGCGCCGTGGATCAGACCCGCCTCGTCCGTTGCGGTGATCGTCGCACCGCTCTTGTCGGTGATCAGGCGGTAGCCCTCCGCGGGCATGCCCGGTTTCAGGACAAACCGAACCCGGTAGCCCGAAGCACTCTCCGCAATGCCCTGGCTGGCGAGGAGCTCCTTCAAGCGGGCACCAGCCTGCCGGGCGTCACCTTCGATCCGCACCGATCGCAGCGCCCTGCCCTCGCCCTGCACCGCCACGCTCTGCGGCTGCGGGAGGAGTCGCGGCTGCGCGGCGGTGAGCGCGCTGGCGAGTATCAGACCCAACATCATGCCGTCCCCTCGCGCTCCCGGCTCATGCCCGGCTTGTGGACTGTAAGCCCGTTCGCGGACATGGGCGAGATGTCATCCCGGCCTGGTCGGGAGAGAGGTCCAGGCCGGGATGCGCGCAAGCTCAGTACTTCAGGCGGACGCCGGCATAGAAGATCCGGCCGTTGTCGTAGAGCGCGCGGAACGCCGTTGTCTCGCCCGCGTACTGGTGGATCTTCTCGTTGGTGAGGTTTACCGCGTCCGCCGTCACCGCGATGTTGTCGGTGACCCGCACGTTGACCGAGGCATCGAGCGACTCGGTCGCCGACTGGTTCAGCTGCGCCGCGCGATCGATGTTGATGAAGAACTTCGAGCGGTAGTTGTACGACAGCCGGGCCGAGAGCCAATCGTTCTCGAAGTATCCGGTCAGGTTCAGCGCGTGCTTCGAATTGCCCGGGATCGGATCGCCCGAGTCCGACTTCGCATCGGAGTAGGTGTAGTTGACGATGGCACCGAACGGTCCCCAGATCCGGCGCGAAGCCTGTAGCTCGATGCCCTTGTTAGTGCCGCCCGAGCCGTTCGACCGGCGGTTGATGTCGAACAGGCAGTTATAGAGGTTGGCATTGGCCGTGCCCGCGGACTGGCAGCGTGCAAGGTTTGGCGTCGAGGTCTCGACCGGAAACACCTCCTGCACCGTGCGGTTGACGATGTAGGACTTGATGTCCTTGTAGTAGAGCGCCGCAGCGAAGATGGTTTCGCGATCGGGGTAGAACTCGATCGAGAGATCGGCGCCGTTCGCACGGTAGGGCTTCACGTTCGGATCGCCACCGTCACCCGACAGCGCGCCCGGGTTCAGGCTCACGCGGGGAACGATGTCGGTGTAGTCGGGGCGTGCCACCGTGCGGCCCGCGGCGAAGCGCACGACGAACTGCGGCGAGAGATCGAGCGCCAGGTTCACGCTGGGCAGGATGTCGGTGTAGGCCTTTTTGACCGAGATCGGCAGGTAGACGCCGAAGGCATTGTCGGTCACCGCGCCCGGCGTGTTCGCCGGCACGCCCAGCTGATTGCCGCTCGACTTCTGCTCGGTGCGGATCACGCGGACGCCGAAGTTGCCGTGGAACGCGTCGCCCGGGCGGCCGATCTTGGCCATCGCATAACCGCCGTAGGTTTTCTCGTTGATCGAGAAGTTCTCCGGCGGGTTGAGGATGCGTGCGCGCGCGGAGTCCGGAAGCGCCTTGATGATCTGCGCCAGCTTGGCGGCGTCGATGTTGAAGTAGCTCGTCAGAGTGCCTGGCCGGGCGATGTTGTCCAGGAAGTCGTCGGGCGTGGAGCCGCCGGCGAAGTCGTCCGAAGTGCACGGCGCGCCGCCGCAGCCGGTGCTGGAAAGCGGCACGAAGAAGCCGCCGTAGGTCGTCGCCAGGAAGAA contains:
- a CDS encoding beta-N-acetylhexosaminidase, producing the protein MMLGLILASALTAAQPRLLPQPQSVAVQGEGRALRSVRIEGDARQAGARLKELLASQGIAESASGYRVRFVLKPGMPAEGYRLITDKSGATITATDEAGLIHGAVTFWQLASQGADHRVPEVTITDAPRFAWRGVMLDSARHFQSPAFIRHLLDWMEAHKLNRLHWHLVDDQGWRLEIRKYPRLTQVSGSRVPASAPGAPALPPVSGFYTQAEVRALVAYAAERGIVIVPEIEMPGHATSAIRAYPKLGMGVPLPKDVWSDWGVFPWLYNTDEPTFGFLQDVLTEVMELFPSPWIHIGGDEAAKEQWKTDPSIQARIKALGLKDENALQGWFMARVGKLLAEHGRRMIGWDEVLEGGVPADATVMSWRGIDGAITAARSGHDTILSPAPVLYLDHRQGTGPQEPPGRGMVVSLADVYAFDPAPAALTPDQRRHILGLQANLWTEHVRTEDRAAWMLFPRVSAVAEIAWSASKGSYADFISRLRPQLDRLRPLGLAAADTAFQDPPAAGPLRTCTDKLTLDLEDDYPATGPRARLLVDIMNPCWMLDGSDKARRIALTVGQLPFNYQLGADRAKIVFRPPATAAGEFEVRDGCEGDRLAVLPLAKAADNPGTTRLEAPLSRPARSLCITYTAKGPDPLWAVQKAEVLP